From the genome of Euwallacea similis isolate ESF13 chromosome 24, ESF131.1, whole genome shotgun sequence, one region includes:
- the LOC136416745 gene encoding uncharacterized protein: MCHKNIRTIAQNRVRNNIHNESDTKQKKRIIQRYKNENTILLKEQTSLLKLLNGRDNRFILVLKPFIGILDAMDITAEYPEKKPWFSTKNIITRVFCDKSKFNIFGPDGYQMVWRKAIEEIKKQPLWPTVKNGGGSVLVWGTSSENMDILNSFKLYQDNDPKQNLYCSRIPFVQVSESP, encoded by the exons ATGTgccacaaaaatattcggaca ATAGCACAGAATAGAGTTAGAAATAATATCCATAATGAGTCGGATACCAAGCAAAA GAAAAGG ATAATCCAACgttacaaaaatgaaaatacaatacTTCTAAAGGAACAAACAAGTcttctaaaattgttaaatgGGAGGGACAACCGCTTCATA TTAGTATTAAAACCATTCATCGGTATATTAGATGCCATGGATATCACAGCAGagtatccagaaaaaaaaccatGGTTTAGtactaaaaat atAATTACTAGAGTTTTCTGTGAtaagtcaaaatttaatatttttggtccAGACGGATACCAAATGGTGTGGAGGAAGGcaattgaagaaataaaaaaacaacctCTTTGGCCAACGGTGAAAAATGGAGGAGGTTCGGTTTTGGTTTGGGG GACAAGCTCGGAAAACATGGACATATTAAATTCGTTTAAACTATACCAAGACAATGATCCAAAACAAAACCTGTATTGTTCGCGAATACCTTTTGTACAAGTGTCTGAAAGTCCTTAA
- the LOC136416620 gene encoding uncharacterized protein yields the protein MPRTRIERNFHQLSEFERGRIVGLREADLSFREIATRLNRSVNTIVRCCQGWFEEGQTGRRTGTGRPRRTTERQDRRLRIMALRDRFVSSRTLADQWFAEYGRPIGIRTIYRRIRSFGLISYRPYLVLPLTLNHRQNRLQWCQERIHGTLEWDNIVFSDESRFCFGMHDGRARIRRRRGERWDPQFAIQRHVHQTVGRQYDSPAIHPRSPGTSSCALSGNSC from the exons atgcctagaaccagaatagagcgaaattttcatcaattgagcgagtttgagaggggtcgaatagtgggtctacgagaggctgatctgtcatttagggaaatcgccactagattgaaccgtagtgtaaacactatagtgagatgctgtcagggatggttcgaagaagggcaaacaggcagaagaacaggtactggacgacctcgaagaactacagaacgccaagatcgccgactccgaattatggccctaagagataggttcgtctcgtcgaggacgctggcggatcagtggttcgctgagtatggaaggcccattgggatacgaaccatttatcgccgcataagaagttttggattgatttcctaccgtccctatctcgtgttacccctcaccttaaatcatcgtcaaaatcgactacagtggtgccaagaacggatacatgggactctggaatgggataacatcgtgtttagtgacgaatccagattctgtttcggtatgcatgatggtcgggcaagaatacgaaggagacggggtgaaagatgggatcctcagtttgcaatacagaggcatgtccatcagactgttggg aggcagtatgacagcccagcgatacatccaagaagtcctggaacctcatcttgtgccttatctggaaactcttgttga
- the LOC136416744 gene encoding uncharacterized protein has translation MEFLLVATTRYEIQAVIRFLTQKTCHKCPQVVTQSASEVMATVWDEKGVDFIDHGTTINADRYCETLKKIKRPIQNRRKRKLSKGVCLLHDNACHHVVCTTIVLLQEFGQGIVTHSPYRPEPSDYRLFPKLKEHLGGKHSSNGKEMKEIVRNFLKSKAASWYDMDVEKYHRGYKNALTEMVIIPEKPYEIFRSHFSFTTSACPYSNRRSIIDSRMLTRWHTPFLRQLASTIGLESDLEFTLFRHCLFFSILF, from the exons ATGGAGTTCCTACTTGTTGCTACCACCAGATACGAAATTCAAGCAGTCATTCGGTTTCTAACGCAAAAGAC ATGTCACAAATGTCCACAAGTGGTGACACAATCTGCCAGCGAAGTCATGGCAACCGTTTGGGATGAAAAGGGGGTTGATTTTATAGATCATGGAACCACAATAAACGCAGATAGATATTGTGAgactcttaaaaaaattaaacggcCAATTCAGAacagaagaaaaagaaagttgaGCAAGGGAGTATGCCTTCTCCATGACAACGCTTGTCACCACGTCGTATGTACGACCATCGTTCTCCTGCAAGAGTTTGGACAGGGAATCGTAACCCACTCACCCTATAGACCGGAACCCAGTGACTACCGCTTGTTTCCTAAGTTGAAAGAACATTTGGGCGGAAAGCACTCCAGCAATGGTAAAGAGATGAAAGAAATAGTCCGCAACTTCCTGAAGAGCAAGGCGGCGAGTTGGTATGACATGGACGTAGAAAAATACCACAGGGGCTACAAAAATGCATTGACCGAAATGGtgattat CCCCGAGAAGCCctatgaaattttcagaagTCACTTTTCATTCACAACATCCGCCTGTCCCTATAGTAACAGAAGGAGTATAATAGACTCGAGAATGTTGACACGATGGCATACGCCTTTTCTTAGGCAGTTAGCTAGCACCATTGGTCTCGAAAGTGACCTAGAGTTCACTTTGTTTCGTCATTGcttgtttttttcaatattgttttaa